GCAGCACCTGCGAGTTGAAGGCGCCCGCGAGGCCGCGGTCGGAGGTGAAGATCACCACTGCCGCCCGCTCGACCTTGTCGGCCTCGACGAGCAGCGGGTGTGCGTTGTTCGAGTGCGTGGCGACTGCGGACACCGCGCGGGTGATCGCGGTGGCGTACGGCGTCGACGCTGCGACGCGGGCCTTAGCCTTCTGAATGCGAGAGGCTGCGATCAGCTCCATCGCACGGGTGATCTTCTTGGTCGTCTGGGCAGAACGAATCTTCTGCCGGTAGACCCGAAGTTGCGCTCCCATGTCTCTCCTGTACTGGTCGGGGCTGGCTGGTCGAGGTGGTTCGGGATCGGCGGGGGCTCGCGCCCCCGCCGGGATCCGTCACTACTTCTTGACGACCAGCTGCTCCTGCTTGATCTCTGCCTCGTCGAGCGCGTCGAACTGCTCGTTCAAGCTCTTGCCGGACGAGGTGCGGAACTCGCTCTTGAACTTCTCGATCTGCGCGGTGATCTCGGCGACGGTGTCGTCGTCGAGCACGTTGGTCGAGCGGAGCGTGTTCAGCGCCTCGGAGTTGCGGCCGAGGTAGTCGAGGAACTCGCGCTCGAAGCGGAGGATGTCCTCGACCGGCACCTCATCGAGGAAGCCGTTGGTACCGGCCCAGATGGAGACGGTCTGCTCCTCGACGGGGTACGGCGTGTACTGCGGCTGCTTGAGCAGCTCGGTGAGGCGTGCACCGCGCTCGAGCTGCTTGCGGCTGGCTGCGTCGAGATCCGAGGCGAACATCGCGAACGCTTCGAGAGCACGGTACTGGGCGAGCTCGAGCTTGAGGGTGCCGGAGACCTTCTTGATCGACTTCACCTGCGCGTCGCCGCCGACTCGCGAGACCGAGATGCCCACGTCGACCGCGGGGCGCTGGTTGGCGTTGAAGAGGTCGGACTGCAGGAAGATCTGGCCGTCGGTGATCGAGATCACGTTGGTCGGGATGTAGGCCGACACGTCGTTCGCCTTGGTCTCGATGATCGGCAGGCCGGTCATCGAGCCGGCGCCCAGCTCGTCCGAGAGCTTCGCGCAGCGCTCGAGCAGGCGGGAGTGCAGGTAGAACACGTCGCCCGGGTAGGCCTCGCGCCCCGGCGGGCGGCGCAGCAGCAGCGACACGGCGCGGTAGGCCTCGGCCTGCTTCGACAGGTCGTCGAAGATGATGAGCACGTGCTTGCCGGCGTACATCCAGTGCTGGCCGATGGCCGAGCCGGTGTAGGGCGCCAGGTACTTGAAGCCGGCGGGATCCGAGGCGGGCGAGGCGACGATGGTGGTGTACTCCATCGCGCCGGCGTCCTCGAGCGCGCCCTTCACCGAGGCGATGGTCGAGCCCTTCTGACCGATGGCGACGTAGATGCAACGCACCTGCTTCGTGGTGTCGCCCGACTCCCAGTTGGCCTTCTGGTTGATGATCGTGTCGATCGCGATCGCGGTCTTGCCGGTCTGGCGGTCGCCGATGATGAGCTGGCGCTGGCCGCGGCCGACGGGGATCATCGCGTCGATCGCCTTGATGCCGGTCTGCAGCGGCTCGTGCACCGACTTGCGCTGCATGACGCCGGGGGCCTGCAGCTCGAGGGCGCGACGGCCCTCGACGCCGGCGATTTCGCCGAGGCCGTCGATCGGGTTGCCGAGGGGATCGACCACGCGGCCGAGGTAGCCCTCGCCCACGGGCACCGAGAGCACCTCGCCGGTGCGGGTGACCTGCTGGCCTTCCTCGATGCCGGTGAACTCGCCGAGCACGACGACACCGATCTCGTTCTCCTCGAGGTTCTGCGCGAGGCCGAGGGTGCCGTCCGCGAAGCGCACC
The genomic region above belongs to Leucobacter muris and contains:
- the atpA gene encoding F0F1 ATP synthase subunit alpha, translating into MAELSISPDEIRDALNDFAASYEPAQAEKTEVGTVVDAADGIAHVEGLPGVMANELVRFADGTLGLAQNLEENEIGVVVLGEFTGIEEGQQVTRTGEVLSVPVGEGYLGRVVDPLGNPIDGLGEIAGVEGRRALELQAPGVMQRKSVHEPLQTGIKAIDAMIPVGRGQRQLIIGDRQTGKTAIAIDTIINQKANWESGDTTKQVRCIYVAIGQKGSTIASVKGALEDAGAMEYTTIVASPASDPAGFKYLAPYTGSAIGQHWMYAGKHVLIIFDDLSKQAEAYRAVSLLLRRPPGREAYPGDVFYLHSRLLERCAKLSDELGAGSMTGLPIIETKANDVSAYIPTNVISITDGQIFLQSDLFNANQRPAVDVGISVSRVGGDAQVKSIKKVSGTLKLELAQYRALEAFAMFASDLDAASRKQLERGARLTELLKQPQYTPYPVEEQTVSIWAGTNGFLDEVPVEDILRFEREFLDYLGRNSEALNTLRSTNVLDDDTVAEITAQIEKFKSEFRTSSGKSLNEQFDALDEAEIKQEQLVVKK